From a single Serratia surfactantfaciens genomic region:
- the sohB gene encoding protease SohB, protein MEFISVYGLFLAKVATVVLAIAALAILAVSLGQRKSRQKGELQLTDLGEQYREMQRDMRLARMDAAEQKVWLKQFKKQTKADDKLKKQRAKSGAVEVSKPCLYVLDFKGSMDAHEVTSLREEISAVLAVATAQDEVLLRLESPGGVVHGYGLAASQLERLRKGGIRLTVAVDKVAASGGYMMACVADRIVAAPFAIIGSIGVVAQIPNFHRLLKKNDIDVELHTAGQFKRTLTLFGENTEQGREKFREDLNETHELFKRFVHEQRPSLDIDSVATGEHWFGSQAKEKGLVDAIGTSDDLLIAELDNHEVVAVRYARRKRLMDRFTGSAAESVDRLLLRWWQRGEKPLL, encoded by the coding sequence GTGGAGTTTATATCTGTTTATGGCCTGTTTCTGGCCAAGGTCGCCACGGTGGTGCTGGCCATCGCCGCGTTGGCCATACTGGCGGTCAGTTTGGGGCAACGCAAGAGCCGCCAAAAAGGGGAGCTGCAGCTGACCGATCTCGGCGAACAGTATCGCGAGATGCAACGCGATATGCGTCTGGCGCGCATGGATGCCGCCGAGCAGAAGGTGTGGCTGAAACAGTTCAAGAAGCAGACCAAGGCCGACGACAAGCTGAAAAAGCAGCGCGCCAAGTCCGGCGCGGTTGAAGTGAGCAAGCCGTGCCTGTATGTGCTGGACTTCAAGGGCAGCATGGACGCGCACGAGGTGACGTCGCTGCGGGAAGAGATTTCGGCGGTGCTGGCGGTAGCCACGGCGCAGGATGAGGTGCTGCTGCGTCTGGAAAGCCCGGGCGGGGTGGTGCACGGCTACGGTCTGGCGGCCTCGCAGCTGGAGCGCCTGCGCAAGGGCGGCATTCGCCTGACGGTGGCGGTGGATAAAGTGGCGGCCAGCGGCGGCTACATGATGGCCTGCGTCGCGGATCGCATCGTGGCGGCGCCGTTCGCCATCATCGGTTCCATCGGCGTGGTGGCGCAGATCCCTAACTTCCATCGCCTGTTGAAGAAGAACGACATCGATGTGGAGCTGCACACCGCCGGGCAGTTCAAACGCACGCTGACGCTGTTCGGTGAAAACACCGAGCAGGGGCGCGAGAAGTTCCGCGAAGATCTGAACGAAACGCATGAGCTGTTCAAGCGCTTCGTGCATGAGCAGCGCCCGTCGCTGGACATCGATAGCGTCGCCACCGGTGAGCACTGGTTCGGTTCGCAGGCTAAAGAGAAGGGATTGGTCGACGCCATCGGCACCAGCGACGATTTGCTGATCGCCGAACTGGATAATCACGAGGTGGTTGCCGTGCGCTATGCGCGCCGCAAACGCCTGATGGATCGTTTCACCGGCAGCGCGGCGGAGAGCGTCGATCGCTTGCTGTTGCGTTGGTGGCAGCGTGGGGAAAAACCGCTGCTGTAA
- a CDS encoding YciK family oxidoreductase translates to MHYQPKQDLLEQRIILVTGAGDGIGREAALTYARFGAQLVLLGRTESKLQAVQQEIAAQGGAPALVVTLDLLHATPEQCRQIADDLARQLPRLDGVLHNAGLLGDIAPMADLSMTMWQEVMQVNVNATFMLTQALLPLLLKSHAGSLVFTSSSVGRTGRADWGAYAVSKFATEGMMQVLADEYKNRNLRVNCINPGGTRTKMRASAFPHEDKNKLKTPADIMPLYLYLMGEDSRRKTGMSFDAQPNRKPGAAE, encoded by the coding sequence GTGCATTACCAACCCAAACAAGATCTGCTCGAACAACGTATCATTTTGGTCACCGGCGCCGGCGACGGCATCGGCCGCGAAGCGGCGCTGACCTACGCACGTTTTGGCGCCCAGCTGGTTCTGCTGGGGCGCACCGAAAGCAAACTGCAGGCGGTTCAACAAGAGATCGCGGCCCAGGGCGGCGCCCCGGCGCTGGTAGTGACGCTGGACTTGCTGCACGCCACGCCGGAGCAATGCCGGCAAATCGCCGACGATCTGGCGCGCCAGCTCCCACGGCTGGACGGCGTGCTGCACAACGCCGGCCTGCTCGGCGACATCGCACCGATGGCCGATCTGTCGATGACCATGTGGCAAGAGGTGATGCAGGTTAACGTCAACGCCACCTTTATGCTGACTCAGGCGCTGCTGCCGCTGCTGCTGAAATCCCACGCCGGTTCACTGGTGTTCACCAGCTCCAGCGTCGGGCGCACCGGCCGCGCCGACTGGGGCGCCTATGCGGTATCGAAGTTCGCCACCGAAGGTATGATGCAGGTGTTGGCCGATGAATACAAAAATCGCAATCTGCGGGTAAACTGCATCAATCCGGGGGGAACTCGCACCAAAATGCGCGCATCCGCCTTCCCGCACGAAGACAAGAACAAGCTGAAAACCCCGGCCGACATCATGCCGCTGTATCTGTATCTGATGGGCGAAGACAGCCGCCGCAAAACCGGCATGAGCTTCGACGCTCAGCCGAATCGTAAACCCGGCGCGGCCGAATAA
- the cobO gene encoding cob(I)yrinic acid a,c-diamide adenosyltransferase, with protein MAEDRHQQRQQRLKEQVDARIAAAQETRGLLLVFTGNGKGKSTAAFGTVTRAVGHGMRAGVIQFIKGEWPNGEKNLLQQHGVEFQVMATGFTWETQNKADDTAACQAVWQHGKRMLADSSLDLVLLDEVTYMLTYGYLELEELKAALLGRPAHQTVILTGRGCHRDLLELADTVTEMRPVKHAFDAGVKAQQGIDW; from the coding sequence ATGGCGGAAGATCGTCATCAACAGCGCCAGCAACGCCTGAAAGAACAGGTCGATGCGCGCATCGCCGCCGCGCAGGAAACGCGCGGCCTGCTGCTGGTGTTTACCGGCAACGGTAAGGGCAAGAGCACCGCCGCTTTCGGCACCGTCACCCGCGCGGTGGGTCACGGCATGCGCGCCGGTGTGATTCAGTTCATCAAGGGCGAATGGCCCAATGGCGAAAAGAATCTGCTGCAGCAACACGGCGTTGAGTTTCAGGTGATGGCCACCGGCTTCACCTGGGAAACGCAGAACAAGGCCGACGATACTGCCGCCTGCCAGGCGGTGTGGCAACACGGCAAGCGCATGCTGGCCGACAGCAGCCTGGATCTGGTGTTGCTGGACGAAGTGACCTACATGCTGACCTACGGCTATCTGGAACTGGAGGAGCTGAAGGCAGCGCTGCTGGGGCGTCCTGCGCACCAAACGGTGATCCTGACCGGGCGCGGATGCCATCGCGATCTGCTGGAACTGGCGGATACGGTCACGGAGATGCGGCCGGTGAAACACGCGTTCGACGCGGGTGTGAAGGCGCAACAGGGGATCGATTGGTAA
- the rluB gene encoding 23S rRNA pseudouridine(2605) synthase RluB, whose protein sequence is MSEKLQKVLARAGHGSRREIETMIEAGRVSVDGKVAKLGDRVEVTPAMKIRLDGHVLSIKESEEVVCRVLAYYKPEGELCTRSDPEGRPTVFDRLPKLRGSRWVAVGRLDVNTSGLLLFTTDGELANRLMHPSREVEREYAVRVFGQVDDAKVKQLSKGVQLEDGPAAFRTISFQGGEGLNQWYNVTLTEGRNREVRRLWEAVGVQVSRLIRVRYGDIDLPKGLPRGGWAELDLAAINYLRELVELKPETVSKMPVERERRRVKANQIRRAVKRHSQVAGSGRRSAPGSKPGKPSKPSKRS, encoded by the coding sequence ATGAGCGAAAAGTTACAGAAAGTTTTAGCGCGCGCCGGGCATGGCTCGCGTCGTGAAATCGAAACCATGATTGAAGCCGGGCGCGTCAGCGTCGACGGCAAGGTCGCCAAGCTGGGCGATCGCGTTGAAGTGACGCCGGCGATGAAAATTCGTCTGGACGGTCATGTCCTGTCGATCAAAGAATCCGAAGAGGTGGTTTGCCGCGTGCTGGCTTACTACAAGCCGGAAGGCGAGCTGTGTACCCGCAGCGATCCTGAAGGCCGCCCGACGGTGTTCGATCGCCTGCCGAAGCTGCGCGGTTCGCGCTGGGTGGCGGTAGGGCGTCTGGACGTCAACACCTCCGGTCTGCTGTTGTTCACCACCGATGGTGAACTGGCCAACCGTCTGATGCACCCGAGCCGCGAAGTGGAACGCGAGTACGCGGTGCGCGTGTTCGGCCAGGTCGACGATGCGAAAGTGAAACAGCTGAGCAAGGGCGTGCAGCTGGAAGACGGCCCGGCCGCCTTCCGCACCATCAGCTTCCAGGGTGGTGAAGGTCTCAACCAGTGGTACAACGTGACCCTGACCGAAGGCCGTAACCGTGAAGTGCGCCGCCTGTGGGAAGCTGTGGGCGTGCAGGTCAGCCGTCTGATCCGCGTGCGCTACGGCGACATCGACCTGCCGAAAGGCCTGCCGCGCGGCGGTTGGGCTGAGCTGGACCTGGCGGCGATCAACTACCTGCGTGAGCTGGTTGAATTGAAACCGGAAACGGTCAGCAAGATGCCGGTCGAGCGCGAGCGCCGCCGCGTGAAGGCTAACCAGATCCGTCGCGCGGTCAAGCGTCACTCGCAGGTAGCCGGCAGCGGCCGCCGCAGTGCGCCGGGCAGCAAGCCGGGTAAACCGAGCAAGCCGAGCAAACGCAGTTAA
- a CDS encoding alpha/beta fold hydrolase, which yields MTVFHSANVTLDYQDIGSGPITLVLLPGWCEPKTVFEPFIALAAERYRVISIDWRGHGLSSKAAEMSLTADDLLEDARQLLTALHLDNVVTLSVAHASWLAVALAEALPQRVRGMVFLDWIMTPPEPAFFTAVSRMQQPQQWLAARDALFDFWQGGINHVEVKRHLEVEMAQEDYRLWRAAGVAIEQAYRQFGSPLQRLAGMSAPLPCRHIYSLERRDDYLRQQQMFAAEQPFFSVVRLGEARTHLGILERPDAVLWAVEDFLAY from the coding sequence ATGACCGTATTTCACAGCGCCAACGTGACGCTCGACTATCAGGATATCGGCTCAGGGCCGATAACGCTGGTGTTGCTGCCCGGCTGGTGTGAACCGAAAACCGTGTTCGAGCCGTTCATCGCTCTGGCGGCCGAGCGTTACCGGGTGATCAGCATCGATTGGCGCGGCCACGGCCTGTCGTCAAAAGCGGCGGAGATGTCGCTGACGGCGGACGATCTGCTGGAAGATGCGCGTCAGTTGTTGACGGCGCTGCATTTGGACAACGTGGTCACTCTGTCGGTGGCGCACGCCAGCTGGCTGGCGGTGGCGTTGGCCGAGGCGTTGCCGCAGCGCGTGCGCGGCATGGTGTTTCTCGACTGGATCATGACGCCGCCGGAGCCGGCTTTCTTTACGGCGGTAAGCCGCATGCAGCAGCCGCAACAATGGCTGGCGGCGCGAGACGCCTTGTTTGACTTCTGGCAGGGGGGAATCAACCATGTTGAGGTTAAACGCCACCTGGAGGTCGAGATGGCGCAGGAGGATTACCGGCTTTGGCGCGCCGCTGGCGTGGCCATCGAACAGGCCTATCGGCAATTCGGTTCGCCGCTGCAACGCCTGGCGGGGATGAGCGCGCCGCTGCCGTGCCGCCATATTTACTCGTTGGAGCGCCGTGACGACTACCTGCGGCAGCAGCAGATGTTTGCCGCCGAGCAGCCGTTTTTCTCCGTGGTGCGTTTAGGCGAGGCGCGCACCCATCTCGGCATTCTGGAACGGCCTGACGCGGTGCTGTGGGCGGTGGAGGATTTTTTGGCGTATTGA
- a CDS encoding Rap1a/Tai family immunity protein, which yields MIKQVSFLAALLFSSMANAGFYSGSALLSESGGYVKNKSGEATVAEALNGGMFMGYVAGVFDTYSMQGNRNICPAAGMSIGVAADAVMQYLNEHPEQLHYSAPSVIMLALTAAYPCVRH from the coding sequence ATGATTAAACAGGTTTCTTTTTTAGCGGCCTTATTATTTTCCTCAATGGCAAATGCGGGTTTTTATTCAGGCAGCGCCTTGCTGTCGGAATCCGGCGGTTACGTAAAAAATAAAAGCGGCGAAGCCACCGTGGCGGAAGCGTTGAATGGCGGCATGTTTATGGGATACGTCGCCGGCGTATTCGATACCTATTCCATGCAGGGCAATCGCAATATCTGCCCGGCGGCCGGGATGAGCATTGGCGTAGCTGCCGACGCGGTAATGCAATATTTAAACGAACATCCTGAGCAGCTGCATTATTCCGCGCCGTCGGTGATTATGCTGGCGCTGACAGCTGCCTATCCCTGCGTGCGTCATTAA
- a CDS encoding L-threonylcarbamoyladenylate synthase yields the protein MSQLFYIHPDNPQPRLINQAVEALRKGGVIVYPTDSGYALGCMLEEKAAMERICRIRQLDGNHNFTLMCRDLSELSTYAHVDNTAFRLIKNNTPGNYTFILKATKEVPRRLMNEKRKTIGLRVPSNPIALALLEALNEPMMSTTLMLPGNDFAESDPEEINDHLGKVVDLVIHGGFLGQQPTTVIDLTESSPEVVREGAGDAAPFR from the coding sequence ATGAGTCAGCTTTTTTATATTCACCCAGACAACCCGCAGCCGCGCTTGATCAACCAGGCGGTAGAGGCGCTGCGCAAGGGTGGGGTGATCGTCTATCCCACCGATTCCGGCTATGCGCTGGGCTGCATGCTGGAAGAAAAGGCGGCGATGGAACGCATTTGCCGCATCCGCCAATTGGACGGCAACCACAACTTTACCTTGATGTGCCGCGATCTGTCCGAGTTGTCGACCTATGCGCACGTTGACAATACGGCGTTCCGCCTGATCAAAAACAATACGCCAGGCAACTACACCTTCATTCTGAAAGCGACCAAAGAAGTGCCGCGCCGCCTGATGAATGAAAAACGCAAAACCATCGGTCTGCGTGTGCCGTCGAACCCGATCGCACTGGCGCTGCTGGAGGCGTTGAACGAGCCGATGATGTCCACCACTCTGATGCTGCCGGGCAATGATTTTGCCGAGTCGGATCCGGAAGAGATCAACGATCACTTGGGTAAGGTGGTCGATCTGGTGATCCACGGCGGCTTCCTCGGCCAACAGCCGACTACGGTTATCGATCTGACCGAATCCTCGCCAGAAGTGGTGCGCGAAGGGGCGGGCGACGCGGCGCCTTTCCGCTGA
- the rnm gene encoding RNase RNM → MTDSNPQSTAFTLYDLHSHTTASDGYLTPTQLVQRAVEMRVGVLAITDHDTTAGLAEAAAAIAAQALPLRLVNGVEISTLWENHEIHIVGLGMDVAHPALVSLLAAQTERRNQRAQEIGVRLGKARIPDAYAGAQRLAGDGAVTRGHFARYLVEIGVADNMAQVFKKYLAKGKTGYVPPQWCTIEQAIDAIHQSGGQAVMAHPGRYDLTAKWLKRLLAHFAEHGGDAMEVAQCQQAPHERTQLAKYAQDYRLLASQGSDFHQPCSWIELGRKLWLPGGVEPVWRDWPQSGEAV, encoded by the coding sequence TTGACAGACAGTAACCCTCAATCCACCGCTTTTACTCTGTACGATCTCCACAGCCACACGACCGCCTCCGATGGCTACCTGACGCCGACGCAGCTGGTGCAGCGCGCGGTTGAGATGCGCGTGGGCGTGCTGGCGATCACCGATCACGATACCACCGCCGGGCTGGCCGAGGCCGCCGCCGCCATTGCGGCACAGGCGTTGCCGTTACGCTTGGTCAACGGGGTGGAGATCTCGACGCTGTGGGAAAATCATGAGATCCATATCGTTGGGCTGGGCATGGACGTCGCGCACCCGGCGCTGGTGTCGCTGTTGGCGGCACAAACCGAACGCCGCAACCAACGGGCGCAAGAGATCGGCGTGCGGCTGGGTAAAGCGCGCATTCCCGACGCCTATGCCGGTGCCCAGCGGCTGGCGGGCGACGGCGCGGTAACCCGTGGCCATTTCGCCCGTTACCTGGTGGAGATCGGCGTGGCGGACAATATGGCGCAGGTGTTCAAGAAATACCTGGCCAAGGGCAAAACCGGCTATGTGCCGCCGCAGTGGTGTACAATAGAACAAGCCATTGATGCGATTCATCAATCGGGCGGCCAGGCGGTGATGGCGCATCCGGGCCGTTACGATCTGACCGCGAAGTGGTTGAAGCGTCTGTTGGCGCATTTCGCCGAACACGGCGGTGACGCCATGGAAGTGGCGCAGTGTCAGCAGGCGCCGCACGAGCGCACGCAGCTGGCCAAATACGCGCAGGATTACCGCCTGTTGGCCTCGCAAGGCTCTGATTTTCATCAGCCTTGTTCGTGGATCGAGCTGGGGCGCAAGCTATGGTTGCCGGGCGGCGTCGAGCCGGTGTGGCGCGATTGGCCGCAGTCGGGCGAGGCGGTCTGA
- a CDS encoding anthranilate synthase component 1: MMNTKPQLTLLKAQASYRGDPTTIFHQLCGARPATLLLESAEINSKQNLQSLLVIDSALRITALGHTVSVQALTANGAALLPLLDEALPPEVRNQARPNGRELTFPTIDAVQDEDARLRSLSVFDALRTLLTLVDSPADEREAVMLGGLFAYDLVAGFENLPALRQDQRCPDFCFYLAETLLVLDHQRGSARLQASVFSEQASETQRLQQRLEQLQAELQQTPQPIPHQKLENMQLSCNQSDEEYGAVVSELQEAIRHGEIFQVVPSRRFSLPCPAPLAAYQTLKDNNPSPYMFFMQDDDFTLFGASPESALKYDAGNRQIEIYPIAGTRPRGRRADGSLDLDLDSRIELEMRTDHKELAEHLMLVDLARNDLARICQAGSRYVADLTKVDRYSFVMHLVSRVVGTLRADLDVLHAYQACMNMGTLSGAPKVRAMQLIAASEGTRRGSYGGAVGYFTATGDLDTCIVIRSAYVEDGIATVQAGAGVVLDSIPQAEADETRNKARAVLRAIATAHHAKEVF; the protein is encoded by the coding sequence ATGATGAACACTAAACCACAACTGACACTGCTGAAGGCGCAAGCCAGCTACCGGGGCGACCCCACCACCATTTTCCACCAGCTGTGCGGCGCGCGGCCGGCCACCCTGCTGCTGGAGTCGGCGGAAATCAACAGCAAACAGAATCTTCAGAGCCTGTTGGTGATCGACAGCGCGCTGCGCATCACCGCGCTGGGCCACACCGTCAGCGTGCAGGCGCTGACCGCCAACGGCGCGGCGCTGCTGCCGCTGCTGGACGAAGCGCTGCCGCCCGAGGTGCGCAATCAGGCACGCCCTAACGGCCGCGAGCTGACCTTCCCGACGATCGACGCGGTGCAGGACGAAGACGCCCGCCTGCGTTCACTGTCGGTGTTCGACGCGCTGCGCACGCTGCTGACGCTGGTCGACTCTCCGGCGGACGAGCGCGAAGCCGTGATGCTGGGCGGCCTGTTCGCCTATGACCTGGTCGCCGGTTTCGAAAACCTGCCGGCGCTGCGCCAGGATCAGCGTTGCCCGGACTTCTGCTTCTATCTGGCGGAAACTCTGCTGGTGCTGGATCACCAGCGCGGCTCGGCCCGCCTGCAGGCCAGCGTTTTCAGCGAACAAGCGAGCGAGACACAGCGCCTGCAGCAGCGTCTGGAACAGCTGCAGGCCGAGTTGCAACAAACCCCGCAGCCGATCCCGCACCAAAAGCTGGAGAACATGCAGCTGAGCTGTAACCAGAGCGACGAAGAGTACGGCGCGGTGGTCAGCGAGCTGCAGGAAGCGATCCGTCACGGCGAGATTTTCCAGGTGGTGCCGTCGCGCCGCTTCTCCCTGCCGTGCCCGGCGCCGCTGGCGGCCTACCAGACCTTAAAAGACAACAACCCCAGCCCGTACATGTTCTTCATGCAGGATGATGACTTCACCCTGTTCGGCGCTTCGCCGGAGAGCGCGCTGAAATACGATGCGGGCAATCGCCAAATTGAAATCTACCCGATCGCCGGCACCCGCCCGCGCGGTCGCCGTGCCGACGGTTCGTTGGATCTGGATCTCGACAGCCGCATCGAGCTGGAAATGCGCACCGACCACAAAGAGCTGGCCGAGCACCTGATGCTGGTCGATCTGGCGCGCAACGATCTGGCGCGCATCTGCCAGGCCGGCAGCCGCTACGTGGCCGACCTGACCAAAGTAGACCGCTATTCGTTCGTCATGCATCTGGTTTCCCGCGTGGTGGGCACCCTGCGCGCCGATCTCGACGTGCTGCACGCCTACCAGGCCTGCATGAACATGGGCACCCTCAGCGGCGCGCCGAAAGTACGGGCGATGCAGCTGATCGCCGCCTCCGAAGGCACGCGCCGCGGCAGCTACGGTGGCGCGGTGGGCTACTTCACCGCCACCGGCGATCTGGATACCTGCATCGTCATTCGCTCCGCCTACGTTGAAGACGGCATCGCCACCGTGCAGGCCGGCGCCGGCGTAGTGCTGGATTCCATCCCGCAGGCGGAAGCCGACGAAACCCGTAATAAAGCCCGTGCCGTGCTGCGCGCCATCGCCACTGCGCACCATGCCAAGGAGGTGTTCTGA
- a CDS encoding glutamine amidotransferase-related protein, which yields MADILLLDNVDSFTYNLVDQLRASGHQVVIYRNQIAAEVIIERLQQMEQPVLMLSPGPGAPSEAGCMPELLQRLRGQLPIIGICLGHQAIVEAYGGQVGQAGEILHGKASAIVHDGEGMFAGMVNPLPVARYHSLVGSNIPADLTVNARFGEMVMAVRDDRRRVCGFQFHPESILTTHGARLLEQTLAWALAK from the coding sequence ATGGCCGATATCCTGCTGCTCGACAACGTCGATTCCTTTACCTACAACCTGGTCGATCAGCTGCGCGCCAGTGGCCACCAGGTAGTGATTTACCGTAATCAGATCGCCGCCGAGGTGATCATCGAGCGTCTGCAACAGATGGAACAGCCGGTGCTGATGCTGTCGCCCGGCCCCGGCGCCCCTTCCGAAGCGGGCTGCATGCCGGAACTGCTGCAGCGTCTGCGCGGCCAACTGCCGATCATCGGCATCTGTCTCGGCCACCAGGCGATCGTCGAAGCCTACGGCGGCCAGGTCGGCCAGGCGGGTGAAATTCTGCACGGCAAAGCCTCGGCGATCGTTCACGACGGTGAAGGCATGTTCGCCGGCATGGTCAATCCGCTGCCGGTGGCGCGCTACCACTCGCTGGTCGGCAGCAACATCCCGGCCGACCTCACCGTCAACGCCCGTTTCGGCGAGATGGTGATGGCGGTGCGCGACGACCGCCGCCGCGTGTGCGGCTTCCAGTTCCACCCGGAATCGATTCTGACCACCCACGGCGCGCGCCTGCTTGAGCAGACCCTGGCCTGGGCGCTGGCGAAGTAA
- the trpD gene encoding anthranilate phosphoribosyltransferase, whose amino-acid sequence MQPILEKLYRAESMSQQESQQLFSAIVRGELEPSQLAAALISMKVRGERPEEIAGAAKALLDDAQPFPRPDYLFADIVGTGGDGTNSINISTASAFVAAACGAKIAKHGNRSVSSRSGSSDLLAAFGIRLDLPAEEARKALDDLGVCFLFAPQYHTGFRHAMPVRQQLKTRTLFNVLGPLINPARPPLALIGVYSPELVLPIAETLRVLGYQRAAVVHGGGMDEVAIHAPTHVAELNNGEISSYQLTPQSFGLETYPLEALLGGTPEENRDILARLLQGKGEPAHAAAVAANVALLLKLFGHEDLRQNARQALDMINSGQAYERVIALAARG is encoded by the coding sequence ATGCAACCTATTCTTGAGAAACTGTACCGCGCCGAGTCGATGAGCCAGCAGGAAAGCCAACAGCTGTTCAGCGCCATCGTGCGCGGCGAACTGGAGCCGAGCCAACTGGCGGCGGCGTTGATCAGCATGAAGGTCCGCGGCGAACGCCCGGAAGAGATCGCCGGCGCCGCCAAAGCGCTGCTGGACGACGCTCAGCCGTTCCCGCGCCCTGACTATCTGTTCGCCGATATCGTCGGCACCGGCGGCGACGGCACCAACAGCATCAATATTTCCACCGCCAGCGCCTTCGTCGCGGCGGCGTGCGGCGCGAAGATCGCCAAGCACGGCAACCGCAGCGTCTCCAGCCGCTCCGGCTCCTCGGATCTGCTGGCGGCGTTCGGCATCCGCCTGGATCTGCCGGCGGAAGAAGCGCGCAAGGCGCTGGACGATCTCGGCGTGTGCTTCCTGTTCGCGCCGCAGTACCACACCGGCTTTCGTCACGCCATGCCGGTGCGCCAGCAGCTGAAGACCCGCACGCTGTTCAACGTGCTGGGCCCGCTGATCAACCCGGCGCGTCCGCCGCTGGCGCTGATCGGCGTTTACAGCCCGGAACTGGTGCTGCCGATCGCCGAAACCCTGCGCGTGCTGGGCTATCAGCGCGCGGCGGTGGTCCACGGCGGCGGCATGGACGAGGTGGCGATCCACGCCCCGACGCACGTGGCGGAATTGAACAACGGCGAAATCAGCAGCTACCAGCTCACGCCGCAGTCCTTCGGATTGGAAACCTATCCGCTGGAAGCCTTGCTGGGCGGCACGCCGGAAGAAAACCGTGACATTTTGGCGCGGCTGTTACAAGGTAAAGGCGAGCCGGCGCACGCCGCGGCGGTCGCGGCCAACGTCGCGTTGCTTCTGAAGTTATTCGGACATGAAGACCTGCGCCAAAATGCGCGGCAGGCACTGGATATGATCAACAGCGGGCAGGCCTATGAGCGTGTCATCGCACTGGCGGCAAGAGGATAA
- the trpCF gene encoding bifunctional indole-3-glycerol-phosphate synthase TrpC/phosphoribosylanthranilate isomerase TrpF, which translates to MQETVLHKIVRDKAQWIAARQQQQPLAGFQNDIVPSERSFYHALQGTRTAFILECKKASPSKGLIRENFDPVEIASVYKDFASAISVLTDEKYFQGSFDFLPLVSQTVSQPVLCKDFIIDPYQIYLARYYQADAILLMLSVLTDEQYRQLAAVAHSLNMGVLTEVISEEELQRAIALEARVVGINNRDLRDLSIDLNRTRQLAPRVPHGVTVISESGINNYGQIRELSHYANGFLIGSALMSEPDLRAAVRRVILGDNKVCGLTRPQDAAAAYQAGAIYGGLIFVGRSPRYVDITRAREVISGAPLKYVGVFCDAQVDTVALTVERLGLQAVQLHGAEDQAYISALRARLPADCRIWKALSVKDRVPARDLQHVDRYLLDNGAGGTGQRFDWSVLQGEDLTNVMLAGGLRADNCVEAAKLGCAGLDFNSGVESEPGIKDPARLASVFQTLRAY; encoded by the coding sequence ATGCAGGAAACCGTGCTACACAAGATTGTCCGCGACAAAGCGCAATGGATCGCGGCGCGACAACAGCAACAGCCCCTGGCCGGCTTTCAGAATGACATCGTACCGAGCGAACGCAGCTTCTACCACGCGCTGCAGGGCACCCGGACGGCTTTCATTCTCGAATGCAAGAAGGCCTCGCCTTCCAAGGGACTGATTCGCGAGAACTTTGATCCGGTGGAGATCGCCTCGGTCTATAAAGATTTCGCCTCGGCGATCTCGGTGTTGACCGACGAGAAATACTTCCAGGGCAGCTTCGACTTCCTGCCGCTGGTCAGTCAAACCGTCAGCCAGCCGGTGTTGTGCAAAGACTTTATCATCGATCCGTATCAGATTTACCTGGCGCGCTACTATCAGGCCGACGCCATCCTGCTGATGCTGTCGGTGTTGACCGACGAACAGTACCGCCAACTGGCGGCGGTGGCCCACAGCCTCAATATGGGCGTGCTGACCGAAGTGATCAGTGAAGAAGAGCTGCAGCGTGCGATCGCGCTGGAAGCGCGGGTGGTTGGCATCAATAACCGCGATCTGCGCGATCTGAGCATCGACCTGAACCGCACCCGTCAGTTGGCGCCGCGCGTGCCGCACGGCGTGACGGTGATCAGCGAATCGGGCATCAACAACTACGGGCAGATCCGCGAGCTGAGCCACTACGCCAACGGCTTCCTGATCGGCAGCGCGTTGATGTCGGAGCCCGATCTGCGCGCCGCCGTGCGCCGCGTGATCCTCGGCGACAACAAAGTGTGCGGACTGACTCGCCCGCAGGACGCTGCCGCCGCTTATCAGGCCGGCGCCATCTACGGCGGGCTGATTTTCGTCGGCCGTTCACCGCGCTATGTGGACATCACCCGCGCCCGTGAAGTGATCTCCGGCGCGCCGCTGAAGTACGTCGGCGTATTCTGCGACGCCCAGGTCGATACCGTGGCGTTGACCGTTGAGCGTCTCGGCTTGCAGGCGGTTCAGCTGCACGGTGCGGAAGACCAGGCCTATATCAGCGCCCTGCGCGCCCGTTTGCCGGCCGATTGCCGCATCTGGAAAGCGCTGAGCGTGAAAGATCGGGTGCCGGCGCGCGATCTGCAGCATGTCGATCGCTATCTGCTGGACAACGGCGCAGGCGGCACCGGCCAACGCTTCGACTGGTCGGTATTGCAAGGCGAAGACCTGACTAACGTCATGCTGGCGGGCGGCCTGCGCGCAGACAACTGCGTTGAAGCGGCCAAGCTCGGCTGCGCCGGTCTGGACTTCAACTCCGGCGTGGAAAGCGAACCGGGCATCAAAGATCCCGCGCGCCTGGCATCGGTTTTCCAAACCCTGCGCGCCTACTGA